One Plasmodium vinckei vinckei genome assembly, chromosome: PVVCY_09 genomic region harbors:
- a CDS encoding myosin heavy chain subunit, putative, which yields MYKQNSLESRDINYIYEDSWVWVNLNSIKNKNVGLYREILEYYRNKRRIYFCFFKGRVNRFVSNKEVEIFIYVDDNYKTLKNNINYEIIENVKYLLPIDTNFGCKDNTELIYLNPPNVLENIYQRYNNAYMSEENRNCIYTYIGYILLSINPYTNFKIYDDNYMNKVRNENNLFSIPHPFSIANDAYNCLMKDQISQSIIISGESGSGKTESSKQVLKYLTYLSSCNKDVRKKIINTKQQKYYNNNEKTRYNNDDQMEDIYDNSFNEFKNEINKNSYANKFDNISNNYKENQSQKKNIMRGKNDYTENSQYISSYEEKIQNSNPLLESFGNAKTIKNDNSSRFGKLMKLNYDENGILCSASIETYLLAKSRVVNVPCGEGNYHIFYALCQNKSIAEKFNLLPWYKYNYLKDKNKLSDQEGDQNYYKKNFEEEDGEETEDDSEHIKNMKNEKNQKTRNKRRKTEEMEKNKYEKNRRYNIENINYDIDEDYKKCPYDLNVIMKCFRTIGVMEDEQNEIYKTLICILLLGNIDFIEEKNEEGEKPLKIKNMNLCEQLNKLLGIDQDISGNDTRKILEILTIKKVRETQKNYTYQQAIYNRDVISKALYQLLFEYVILRVNDSLNVKQNFDEWEGNHNEDQDLFIDSQESEENENEWNIKKRKHQKMCLVKKNNIIENENYNDDIEKNNNKYFIGILDIYGFENFSLEGINGFEQLCINYANEILHSFFLKQIIYNEHKIHYEENLSIGKVKYSDNSNVISLIGDNKNISIYTILEDLALLFTSNKSDEENNKNVFFEKLNKHVINSSKYKYTIKNYKDSKNSFIICHYAGNVLYDSNDFFNKNVDILTNDIEEFLSSCNSFISINLLKKKRYDQFNNNIWNDENDEENQINNIYDNKNEEKSKRRKLSVKEIICGHESEQKWNCSVHNEMNNLYRNKVKSIFSSFKKQLEVLTNKLELTCSKFIRCIKPNEEKAAKYFNKNLVLNQLVMSGMIDILNLMKKGYPCRVLYDDIWKTYNKILLDDMKTFLTPRMFCELVLKFLQINYNEYTFGKTKIFFRFGVLSLINEILLNKNEKKKKKFIECVYKFWLARRKRRLLNFVLFGCRFKILFKKQRWKKLMNNGLQIYNNYLFKEQKKNLKKILIYYFNVYKQRVYFLDLKKSTIIIQKNYRKYVCRKKFMYIKRMVRFIEDYYIFKKYYQKRVNASNIIRKYWLAYIIKSDYKYVINSVIRIQRAFKIYMKKKYIDYCLNGDQVKKEEQNIYFKKNNVPIHSKKRDQADRIGSFIYIHPEKKRRHSFSIGENKKNSLKSHYLFKRTNTWSIGDNASKYGYNFPAKTTSDPKRVSIENDFRTNDSIYNKKDNAQNQEKQIKGRRSYTANIPIMKVGNISNNEKTKTDEGKKNIFNKKTDRKVYGKSKYRSSSLATCKSIVDTNLKNIISKKSDRLKCASAGKLEMNIKSYNYNNTKGVFVSSYKGTEHNVSSLLKNTIYDRYIEKYKQTHTNKQKETKKKSTYIKNNYSNISNIYSIRKPTKEENLKRQYNFDLTDAVRIKKSKELIIPEDFYVCESYIPIPNIIHENNENYLMFCKYLDRNVNSRIPVIHMNVFKRSEIEK from the exons ATGTACAAACAGAATTCGCTAGAATCGAgagatataaattatatttacgAGGATTCATGGGTATGGGTTAATTTGaattctataaaaaataaaaatgtaggATTATATAGAGAAATATTAGAATACTATAGAAATAAGAggagaatatatttttgcttttttaaAGGAAGAGTAAATAGGTTTGTTTCAAATAAAGAagttgaaatatttatatatgtagacgataattataaaacattaaaaaataatataaattatgaaataatagaaaatgtCAAATACCTATTACCAATTGATACAAATTTTGGATGTAAAGACAATACagaattaatatatttaaaccCTCCAAATGtattagaaaatatttatcaaagatataataatgcatatatgagtgaagaaaatagaaattgtatttatacatatataggttatatattattatcaataaATCCTTATaccaattttaaaatttatgatgataattatatgaacaaagtaagaaatgaaaataatttattttctattcCCCACCCATTCTCTATTGCTAATGATGCCTATAATTGTTTAATGAAAGATCAAATAAGTCAGTCTATAATTATTAGTGGAGAAAGTGGATCTGGTAAGACTGAATCTTCAAAGCAGGTTCTGAAATATCTAACTTATTTGAGTTCTTGTAATAAAGAtgtaagaaaaaaaataataaatacaaagCAACAAAAAtactataataataatgaaaaaacacGATACAATAATGACGACCAGATGGAAGATATATATGACAACAGTTTtaatgaatttaaaaatgagataaataaaaacagtTATGCTAACAAATTCGATAATATATCGAATAACTATAAGGAAAATCAAAgccaaaaaaagaatattatgagaggaaaaaatgattatacAGAAAATTcacaatatatatcatcttatgaagaaaaaatacaaaatagtAATCCATTGTTAGAATCATTTGGAAATGctaaaacaataaaaaatgataatagtAGTAGATTTGGAAAACTTATGAAACTAaattatgatgaaaatggGATATTATGTTCAGCATCTATTGAAACATATTTACTTGCAAAATCGCGAGTTGTTAATGTTCCATGTGGGGAAGGGAATTaccacattttttatgccttgtgtcaaaataaaagtatagCTGAAAAGTTTAATTTGCTACCTTGGTACAAGTATAACTATTTAaaggataaaaataaacttaGTGATCAGGAGGGCgatcaaaattattataaaaaaaatttcgaAGAAGAAGACGGAGAAGAAACTGAAGATGATTCAgaacatattaaaaatatgaaaaatgaaaaaaatcaaaaaacaCGAAATAAAAGGAGAAAGACAGaagaaatggaaaaaaataaatatgagaaaaatcgaagatataatatagaaaatataaactatGATATAGACGAAGATTATAAGAAATGTCCATATGATCTAAATGTTATTATGAAATGTTTTAGAACTATTGGGGTTATGGAAGATGAACAAAAcgaaatttataaaacactaatatgtattttattattaggaAATATCGATTTTATTGAAgagaaaaatgaagaagGAGAAAAaccattaaaaataaaaaatatgaatttatGTGAACAATTGAATAAACTTTTAGGAATAGATCAAGATATATCAGGTAATGATACTCGAAAGATCCTAGAAATTTtaactataaaaaaagttagaGAAACtcagaaaaattatacatacCAACAAGCTATATACAATCGTGATGTTATATCAAAAGCTTTATATCAGCTTTTGTTTGAATATGTAATATTGCGAGTTAATGATTCATTGAATgttaaacaaaattttgatGAATGGGAAGGTAACCACAATGAAGATCAAgatttatttatagatAGTCAAGAAAGCGAAGAAAACGAAAATGAAtggaatattaaaaaaagaaaacaccaaaaaatgtgtttagtaaaaaaaaataatattatagaaaatgagaattataatgatgatattgaaaaaaataataataaatattttataggGATATTAGACATTTATGGATTTGAGAATTTTTCTTTAGAAGGGATAAATGGATTTGAACAACTGTGTATAAATTATGCTAACGAAATATtacattcattttttttgaaacaaataatatataatgaacaTAAAATTCATTATGAAGAAAATCTATCCATAGGAAAAGTTAAATATAGTGATAATAGTAATGTTATATCATTAATAGGagacaataaaaatataagtatttatacaatattAGAAGATTtagcattattatttacatctAATAAGTcagatgaagaaaataataaaaatgtattttttgaaaaattaaataagcatgttataaattcatctaaatataaatatacaataaaaaattataaagattcaaaaaattcttttataatttgtcATTATGCTGgaaatgttttatatgattctaatgatttttttaataaaaatgtagataTACTTACTAATGATATTGAAGAGTTTTTGTCTAGCTGTAACAGTTTTATCAGTATAAAtttgttgaaaaaaaaacggtATGATCagtttaataataacatatggaatgatgaaaatgatgaagaaaaccaaattaataatatttatgataataaaaatgaagaaaaatcaaaaagaCGAAAACTTTCTGTTAAAGAAATTATATGTGGACATGAATCGGAACAAAAATGGAATTGTAGTGTGCATAATGAGATGAACAatttatatagaaataaagtaaaatctattttttcttcatttaaaaaacaattagAAGTATTAACTAACAAATTAGAATTAACCTGTTCTAAATTTATTAGGTGTATAAAACCAAATGAAGAAAAGGCagcaaaatattttaacaaaaatttAGTACTTAATCAGCTAGTTATGAGTGGGATGATTGATATTCttaatttaatgaaaaagggTTATCCATGTCGAGTTTTATATGATGATATTTGGAAAacttataataaaatattactaGACGATATGAAAACATTTCTAACCCCTAGAATGTTTTGTGAActtgttttaaaatttttacaaataaattataatgaatatacaTTTGGAAAAACCAAGatattttttcgttttgGAGTTTTATCTcttataaatgaaatattattaaataaaaacgaaaaaaaaaaaaaaaaatttatagaaTGTGTTTACAAATTTTGGCTAGCTAGAAGAAAACGAcgattattaaattttgtcTTATTCGGATGCcgatttaaaattttatttaaaaagcaAAGATGGAAAAAGTTAATGAATAATGgtttacaaatatataataattatctttttaaagaacaaaaaaaaaatcttaaaaaaattctcatatattatttcaatGTCTACAAACAAagagtatattttttagacttaaaaaaatcaactattattatacaaaaaaattatagaaaatatgtatgtcgaaaaaaatttatgtatatcaAAAGGATGGTACGATTTATAGaagattattatatattcaaaaaatattatcaaaaaagaGTCAACGcttcaaatattataagaaAGTATTGGTTAgcttatataattaaatcagattataaatatgtaattaaTTCTGTAATTAGAATACAGCGagcttttaaaatatatatgaaaaagaaatacaTAGATTATTGTTTAAATGGGGACCAAGTAAAAAAGgaagaacaaaatatttatttcaaaaaaaataacgtACCTATACATAGTAAAAAACGTGATCAAGCAGATCGAATCGGATccttcatatatattcatccagaaaaaaaaagaagacaTTCATTTTCG aTTGGtgaaaataagaaaaattcCTTAAAAAGTCATTACTTATTCAAAAGAACTAATACTTGGAGTATAGGAGATAATGCATCAAAATATGGCTACAATTTTCCAGCAAAAACAACCTCTGATCCTAAAAGGGTTTCCATAGAAAATGATTTCCGAACAAACGAtagtatttataataaaaaagataatgCTCAAAATcaagaaaaacaaataaaaggaAGGAGAAGCTATACAGCTAATATTCCAATTATGAAAGTtggaaatatatcaaataatgagaaaacaaaaacagatgaaggtaaaaaaaatatttttaacaaaaaaacgGATAGAAAGGTTTATGGAAAAAGCAAATATAGATCTAGTAGCTTAGCCACATGTAAAAGTATTGTTGATACAAATTTGAAGAATATTATTTCGAAGAAATCTGATCGATTAAAATGCGCTAGTGCTG gaAAATTagaaatgaatataaaatcatataattaCAATAATACGAAAGGGGTTTTTGTGTCTAGCTATAAAGGTACTGAACATAATGTTTCTAgtcttttaaaaaacacAATATATGATAgatatattgaaaaatataaacaaactCATACAAATAAGCAAAAGGAAACGAAGAAAAAATCtacatacataaaaaataactaCAGCAACATCAGTAACATATATAGTATCCGTAAGCCAACAAAAGAAGAGAACTTAAAGAGGCAATATAACTTCGACTTAACCGATGCAgtaagaattaaaaaaagtaaagaa CTGATTATCCCAGAGGATTTTTATGTGTGTGAATCATATATCCCGATTCCAAACATAATacatgaaaataat gaaaattatttgatgtTCTGCAAATATTTAGACAGAAATGTGAACTCAAGAATTCCAGTGATCCATATGAATGTTTTTAAACGCTCggaaattgaaaaataa